In the Methanobacterium sp. genome, one interval contains:
- a CDS encoding magnesium transporter yields the protein MCTNFPCINVGKTIGDVEEMLAKKAHVFATIDYVYVVNDENLLQGIISIKKVFSTQDNDTRVEDVMKRDLITVNPETEQERIVYLALSHGLKALPVVDDETHLLGIVSFDKILKTFNQEVKNDILRFGGIFHRVGDEYNSISSNASVMIKSRVPWLIIGVLGGTVAASVVSSFEDVLSKFLVLAAFIPVLVYMSDAVGTQSEALIIRSVAINPELSVSRYILREFKIAAMLAIICGILISLVATIGWGTYFLGVIVGFSMFLSIIAAVSISTFLPLVFKRFNYDPAVATGPLATIISDITTLVIYFTVAILFLDFL from the coding sequence ATGTGTACCAACTTTCCCTGTATAAATGTGGGAAAAACCATTGGGGATGTTGAAGAAATGCTCGCCAAGAAGGCTCATGTTTTTGCCACCATAGATTACGTATACGTGGTGAATGATGAAAATCTACTGCAGGGTATAATTTCGATTAAGAAGGTTTTCAGTACTCAAGACAATGATACACGCGTGGAAGATGTTATGAAAAGGGATTTGATTACAGTCAATCCCGAAACTGAGCAGGAAAGAATAGTTTATCTGGCTCTTTCCCATGGACTGAAAGCTTTGCCAGTGGTTGATGATGAAACCCATCTACTGGGGATAGTATCCTTTGATAAAATACTTAAAACCTTTAATCAAGAGGTTAAAAATGATATTCTTAGATTCGGAGGTATATTCCACCGAGTAGGTGATGAATACAACTCCATAAGCTCTAACGCATCAGTGATGATAAAATCAAGAGTGCCCTGGCTTATAATCGGTGTTCTGGGTGGAACTGTGGCAGCTTCAGTTGTAAGTAGTTTTGAGGATGTCTTAAGTAAATTTCTGGTTTTAGCTGCCTTCATTCCTGTCCTGGTATATATGAGCGATGCGGTGGGAACCCAATCAGAAGCTTTAATCATTAGAAGTGTAGCTATCAACCCGGAACTTTCCGTGAGCCGTTACATTTTAAGAGAATTTAAAATCGCAGCCATGCTGGCCATTATCTGCGGAATACTAATCAGCCTGGTTGCAACCATTGGCTGGGGCACCTACTTTTTAGGAGTCATAGTTGGTTTCTCCATGTTTTTAAGCATAATTGCGGCTGTTTCTATCTCCACCTTCCTTCCTTTGGTATTTAAAAGGTTTAATTACGATCCAGCAGTTGCCACAGGACCTCTTGCCACCATAATCAGTGATATAACCACTTTAGTTATCTACTTCACGGTGGCTATCCTGTTCCTGGACTTCTTATAA
- a CDS encoding prenyltransferase, whose amino-acid sequence MFLLDGFLLFVIGSLLAILFNAEFSLTKFIMGYSVLLLCHLAVHYSNDYYDSKTDSFFGPSPVSGGSGILIENPELKSFSKKFAIALNFSSIILAAVFTFIFSYPIEFFLLAVFGNFLAWFYTAPPLKLSYNRLGEFSNALYGILLPSAGFFTLMGTLTVPMLIFTIPLAFSRLFLTNSANIPDMEGDKLGGKITLVVANGRKFGFKLIGISAIIMTISFSLISFTGFFPSILDFKMLTFISLIPLSLGIIGLLKMPLDRKTATKYATFNIKSIFLTGILINSYFIFLIFFKGFQLE is encoded by the coding sequence ATGTTTTTACTGGACGGATTTTTGCTTTTTGTTATAGGATCCTTATTAGCTATTCTTTTCAATGCTGAATTTAGTTTAACCAAATTTATAATGGGATATTCAGTTCTGTTACTATGTCACCTTGCTGTTCATTATAGTAATGATTATTATGACTCTAAAACAGACAGCTTCTTTGGACCGAGTCCAGTTTCAGGAGGTAGTGGTATACTAATTGAAAATCCAGAATTAAAGTCATTTTCAAAAAAATTTGCTATTGCACTTAATTTTTCTTCAATAATACTTGCAGCTGTTTTTACATTTATTTTTTCATACCCCATTGAATTCTTCTTGTTAGCAGTATTTGGTAATTTTTTAGCCTGGTTTTATACTGCCCCTCCTCTAAAGCTATCATACAATCGACTTGGCGAATTTTCAAATGCACTCTATGGAATTTTACTACCTTCTGCAGGATTCTTTACTTTAATGGGGACATTAACTGTTCCTATGTTAATTTTCACTATACCTCTTGCTTTTTCAAGACTCTTTTTAACTAATAGTGCTAATATTCCAGATATGGAAGGGGACAAATTAGGAGGTAAAATCACTTTGGTTGTAGCTAACGGCCGTAAATTTGGTTTTAAGCTTATTGGAATTTCTGCAATAATAATGACTATATCATTTAGTCTTATTTCATTTACCGGATTTTTCCCTTCAATTTTAGATTTCAAGATGCTTACATTTATTTCATTAATTCCCTTAAGTTTAGGAATAATAGGGCTGCTAAAAATGCCTTTAGATAGAAAAACAGCTACTAAATATGCTACATTTAATATTAAATCCATATTTTTAACTGGCATTTTAATTAATAGCTATTTTATATTTCTGATATTCTTTAAAGGATTTCAATTGGAGTAA